One region of Gorilla gorilla gorilla isolate KB3781 chromosome 13, NHGRI_mGorGor1-v2.1_pri, whole genome shotgun sequence genomic DNA includes:
- the LOC101145465 gene encoding LOW QUALITY PROTEIN: annexin A2-like (The sequence of the model RefSeq protein was modified relative to this genomic sequence to represent the inferred CDS: substituted 1 base at 1 genomic stop codon): protein MSSVHEILCKLSLEGDHSTPPSAYGSVKAYTNFDAERDALNIETAIKTKGVDEVTIVNILTNRGNAQRQDIAFAYQKRTKKELASALKSALSGHLETVILGLLKTPAQYDASELKASMKGLGTYEDSLIEIICSRTNQELQEINRVYKETYKTDLEKDIISDTSGDFRKLMVALAKGRRAEDGSVIDYELIDQDAQDLYDAGVKRKGTDVPKXISIMTERSVPHLQKVFDRYKSYSPYDMLEGIRKEVKGDLENAFLNLVQCIQNKPLYFADRLYDSMKGKGTRDKVLIRIMVSRSEVDMLKIRSEFKRKYGKSLYYYIQQDTKGDYQKALLYLCGGDD, encoded by the coding sequence ATGTCTAGTGTTCACGAAATCCTGTGCAAGCTCAGCTTGGAGGGTGATCACTCTACACCCCCAAGTGCATATGGGTCTGTCAAAGCCTACACTAACTTTGATGCTGAGCGGGATGCTTTGAACATTGAAACAGCCATCAAGACCAAAGGTGTGGATGAGGTCACCATTGTCAACATTTTGACCAACCGCGGCAATGCACAGAGACAGGATATTGCCTTCGCCTACCAGAAAAGGACCAAAAAGGAACTTGCATCAGCACTGAAGTCAGCCTTATCTGGCCACCTGGAGACGGTGATTTTGGGCCTATTGAAGACACCTGCTCAGTATGACGCTTCTGAGCTAAAAGCTTCCATGAAGGGGCTAGGAACCTACGAGGACTCTCTCATTGAGATCATCTGCTCCAGAACCAACCAGGAGCTGCAGGAAATTAACAGAGTCTACAAGGAAACGTACAAGACTGATCTGGAGAAGGACATTATTTCGGACACATCTGGTGACTTCCGCAAGCTGATGGTTGCCCTGGCAAAGGGTAGAAGAGCAGAGGATGGCTCTGTCATTGATTATGAACTGATTGACCAAGATGCCCAGGATCTCTATGACGCTGGAGTGAAGAGGAAAGGAACTGATGTTCCCAAGTGAATCAGCATCATGACCGAGCGGAGCGTGCCCCACCTCCAGAAAGTATTTGATAGGTACAAGAGTTACAGCCCTTATGACATGTTGGAAGGCATCAGGAAAGAGGTTAAAGGAGACCTGGAAAATGCTTTCCTGAACCTGGTCCAGTGCATTCAGAACAAGCCCCTGTATTTTGCTGATCGGCTGTACGACTCCATGAAGGGCAAGGGGACGCGAGATAAGGTTCTGATCAGAATCATGGTCTCCCGCAGTGAAGTGGACATGTTGAAAATTAGGTCTGAATTCAAGAGAAAGTACGGCAAGTCCCTGTACTATTACATCCAGCAAGACACTAAGGGCGACTACCAGAAAGCGCTGCTGTACCTGTGTGGTGGAGACGACTGA